The Fluviispira sanaruensis sequence ATTTAAAAATATCCAGATATCTTTTGCTGGATCTTCAGCTTCTAAAGCAAGCAATTGCTCAATTATTTTTTTTGCTGATTTTGAAGTGATTGCCTCAGACAACACGATAAGACGTTGATCAAATAATTTTCTTTGGGTTGCTGATTCCATTAAAGAAGAGAGTTCTTCAAGATTCGACATTTTTCGGACTCCTTTGTGTTTCAAAATGAGAAACATTCATAGCTATAAGTATAATTCTAATAAGAAAGTGAGACAAGCTTAGAGATGACAAAAAAAATTCTTATTGGTAACGATCTTGTAAATATTCCTCGCTTTGAGCGCTCGCTCCTTGTGGGAAACTTTATACAAAAAATCTTTCACCCCGATGAAATCCTTTATTGCGAGAAAAAAGTCGCTCAAAAATCAGCTTCTTATGCCGCGCGTTACGCAGCCAAAGAAGCTTTTGCCAAAGCGCTGGGCACTGGTCTTTATGCGCAAGGTGTTTCTTTTTTAGATATTTGGATAGGTAATGAAGAGAGTGGAAGGCCATTTCTCAATATAAATGATAATATTAAAGCTAAATTAATGAAACAAAATATAGATGATTATGATGTCTCACTAAGCCATCACATAGATTATGCAATGGCCACAGTTATTCTTTTTAAAAATTAAAATTTACTAAAAATATTATTTAACGAATCCAGCTCTTTCTAAGAAACGGGTTGAGTGTTTTCCTTGCATAAAATCTGGATGTTTTAATACTTCTAAATGAAATGGGATATTGGTACGAATACCATCAACTATAAATTCTTGCAGTGCGCATTCCATTTTCTTAATTGCCAGTTCACGGGTGTCAGCAGTTACTATGAGCTTGGTCAGCATGGAATCATAATAAGGAACTACAGTGTATCCATGATAGACAAATCCATCCACTCGAACTCCCAGTCCGCCCGGACTCGAATAGGCTGTGATTTTACCTGGCCAAGGTGCAAAACTCTTTGGGTCTTCGGCGTTTATACGACATTCGATGGAGTGACCGCGGATTTTTATGTCCTTTTGTGTAAAGGGAAGCGACTCTCCCATTGCCACAAGGATTTGGGTTCTGACTAAGTCAATACCTGTAATCTGTTCTGTGACTGGGTGTTCCACCTGAATGCGTGTATTCATTTCCATGAAATAGACGTTTTTATCGTCATCCATAAGAAATTCAACTGTTCCTGCTCCGTGGTAGCCAACTTCTTTTGCAAGTGCAACTGCATAGGCACCTATGCGATTGCGCTCTGATTCATTTAATAAATTACAAGGAGCTTCTTCTATCACTTTTTGATGACGACGTTGAACACTGCAATCTCTTTCACCCAGGTGAACGATATTACCTTGTTTATCCGCCATAATTTGAATTTCTACATGGCGTGGATTTTCAAGATACTTTTCAAGATAAACTTCAGAATTGCCAAATGCAGCTGAAGCCTCTTGGCGACAAGTTAAATAGGCCTTTTCCAGATCTTCGATTTTGTGAACGATTTTCATACCTCGTCCACCACCACCCCCACTGGCTTTTAAAATAACGGGGAAACCGATTTCTTTTGCAGATTTTTTAGCTACTTCTATATTTTCAATCGCTGACTTTGATCCTGGTAAAAATGGTAAGCCAGCCTTGCGCGCAACATCACGTGCTGCCACTTTTTCACCCAATTGGCGCATTTGCTCAGGAGTTGGGCCTATAAATGTAATATTACATTTTCTACATATTTCAGCAAAACTTGCATTTTCTGAGAGAAATCCATAGCCCGGATGAATTGCGTCAGCTCCACTGACTTCAGCGGCTGCAATTATAGCAGGAATATGTAAATAACTTTTCTTACTCTCTGCAGGTCCAATACAAATACTTTCATCAGCTAACTTTGCGTGTAAGCTGTGCGCATCTGCCTGTGAATAAATAGCTACGCTTTTAATACCGAGTTCTCGACAAGCGCGAATAATACGCACTGCGATTTCACCGCGATTGGCGATAAGAATTTTTTTCATGTGAATTTACTCGCAATATTTAATTTGTTTACTTAGATGGAGCAACAATAAAAAGCGGAGTGCCGAATTCAACAGGTTTTGCATTGTCGACTAAGATAGCAACAATCTCCCCGTCAATTTCAGCTTCGATTTCATTCATGAGCTTCATAGCTTCGACAATGCATAATGATTGCCCTTTTTTAATTTTTGCGCCCAGCTCAACAAAAACGGGAGCGTCTGGCCCAGGAGATCTGTAGAAAGTACCAACAAATGGACTCGTGATAGTTGTCCCTTCTGGTAACTTTTTAGGTTCATTTTTGTCTTCTGTTTTCATAATTGTAGATGGATTTTCATTGCAATTTTCTGCAGAAGCAATATTTTCTAAATTAACCTGTGGTGCATGAGCCGGAGAAGCAACTTTTGCAACCGATGGCGCCGCATATGTTTGTGGTTGGAAAAGCGAAGTCTGCCCCACATTTCTTGCCAAAGAGATTTTTTCTGCGGATGATTCAGCTTGCACGACATCAAAACCGTGTTTTGCCATAAGATTCATAAGTTTTTCAATTTTAGATACATCAATCATTATTATTTTCCTCTAAATATATACCTTGCCTAAAAAACATGGGCTAAGATACAATGTACCAAGACAGATTAAAATGATAATTTTAACACTTTGTCAATCACTCTCAGATTTCTCTAATTCTTAGAACAAAGTCAAGACCTTGTGCTAGAAAAGCGCTGTTAAAGCTTATTTGTATCATTTCTTTGAAAAAAAAAACCGGCATCGTTTACGACGGAACCGGTGTCTATTATACAGAAAAATCTGTTTTCATTAAACTTATTTTCTACTTACACGATCGACATAAACATTTTCACGCGTATCTATGCGCAAAACATCGCCTTCATTGATATGAAACGGAACGCTCACAACAAGTCCTGTTTCAAGCGTTGCGGGTTTGCTTCCACCTGTAGCAGTATCGCCACGCACACCAGGGGCAGTCTCTACTACTTTGAGCTCGACAAATGTGTCTGTTTCGACTCCTATAGGCTTACCATTGAAAAAGACAACCTTAATCACAGAGTTTTCTATTAGATAATTTTTAGTATCACCAACTTCCAGATTTGTGAGTGATATTTGTTCGTAGTTTGCTGTGTCCATGAAGTTAAAACCATCGGCATCTGCATAAAGAAATTGCATATTTCTTTCTTCTACATCTGGTTTTTCTAATTTATCACCGCTCTTAATATTTTGTTCAACCACTTGACCTGTACGTAAGTTTTTCACTTTCGTGCGGGTAAAAGCGGCTCCTTTTCCAGGGCTAACATGTTGAAAATCAACGATAACCCAAGGATCATTGTTTATTAAAACTTTGAGTCCGCGACGAAACTCACGTGTATCATACATACTACTCATAAAGCACACTCCTTTTTCAGACGAAGCAGGAATTAACACCTAAAATATAAAATTGCAATTAAAAGCATTTTGCAGAAAATATAAATTATACAGTAATTTGCAAGATTCAGAGTGAAAGCCAACCTTTTAAGGCATAGCCAACCACGCCAAAATATTCATTTAAAATAGATACAGATTTTGCTGCATTGGCAAAGTTAAAGACACCTTCACCATACCCTTCTAAGGTAGCGACTGGAACTGGGCAGACTTCAAATCCCTGTTTTCTAAAAACTCTTTTAGCGCGAAACATTTGCTGTGAGCTTGTCAGTAATATTATTTTTTTACCATATTTCTTTTTTTCAAATATTTCCTTGGTGAACAAAGCATTCTGATATGTATTTTTACTTTCTTTTTCTGCGATTAAACTAAAATTGTTTATATCATATCCATAAGTATATGAAGCAAAGTTTTTCATAGCTTCTGCTTCACTTTGCCCAACATTTATATTGGTTTTTCCACCCGAAAAGACAATAGGCAACTTATGTTTGCTCCATACACTTTCATATCCAGAGTTTTTTATTAAATGACTGAGTCCCATTAAACGGGTTTGCGCAACGGAACTCGGAATATTTTTCTGATATATTCCTGAACCTAACACAACGATTCCTGCAACTTCTTTTACACAGTTAGGCAAAGGATTATCAACTAGACTTTTATTAAAAATTTCACTTATATTTTCTTGTTTATTTCTTTCTGATTGAGTTAATAATGGGGATAATAAAATCTTTGGTGTTTCCTTATAACATAATATGATAATAAAAAGACTTGCAAACGTAAACAATAATTTAACAACTTTTTTAAATATGCAAAACCACAACATAATGCAGGCAATAAATAATATAATTGTTGGTAAACCGGCATCAAAAGTAAATTCTTTAAGTAACCTAGCGAGGGTTAAATTCCATTCAGAAATAATAGAGACATCACCCATTTCTATTTTATTCCTTTCAATTATATGTTTTATTAAACAGCCTTTTTTAATAAAAATAAACTGTGCTTGTTTGTCTTAACATAGGATGTGAAAATAATAAATTTAGGCGAGTGGAATATGATTTTTATTCACAAAGCGTCGATTTGTATTTTTTGTCATTGAGATCAAAACATTTTACAAAGGGTTGGTTGATGGTGTCACAAAAACCCGCATAGATTTTGCGATAGATTTGACAGTTTTTCATGGCTTCCGCTCCGTAAAAGGAAGCAACTTTATCCTTTTTCAACATTTCAGGATTTTCGACTATGAAATCTATTTGCTCCTGTTTTGTACAGGAAACAAAAGTAAGAGCTATGATAAAAAAAAATGTTCCTGCAAGTATTTTGAAAAACATATTTATTTCCTCAAATTGTTACTTTACACAGCTTACTTCTTTTTTTTCCTGTTTTAAAGATACGCAGTGGCAAGATCACCACTCAAGTCCAAAACCTGTTTGATATTCCGTCACCCGCGTCTCAAAGAAATTCTTCTCTTTGGGTAAGTCCATAATCTCATTCATCCAAGGAAAAGGGGTTTCTTCTTCGCCATAAATGGGCTCAAGACCAATGCTCTCAACTCGTCTATCTGCAATATAACGAATGTATTTTGCAAACTGAGTATAGGAAAGACCTAGCACATCGCGAGGTAATGCGTCTGAAACAAAAGCATCTTCGAGCTCAACCACGTGCTCAATATTTTTTCTGACTTCTTCTTGCAATTCTTTTGTCCAAATATCTGCATTTTCCGATATGTATTGATTGATAAGCTTTGTGCCAAAACGGCAATGTAAACTCTCATCACGCACGATGTATTCAAGTTGTTCTGATGTGCCAACAAGTAAATTACGACGCTTAAAGTTAAGCAACAAAACAAATGCACTGTAAAACTGCATTCCTTCCATACCTATATAATAAGCACATAGGTTTTTTAAGAATAAAGAACGACCTTCTGCTGTTAGAGTAGAGAAATCTGCATTTAAAATACCTTCAAGAAATTGCGCTTGAAAATCATGCTTATCTTTAATTGTTCCTACTTTTTTAAATTCGCTAAAAACTTCTTGCTGATCCATCGAAAGAGATTCAACAATATGCGAATAGCTCCATGAGTGAATACTCTCTTGAAATGCTTGCGCAGTTAAATACTGACGGCATTCTGGATTTGTGATGTGCTTATAAATAGCCATTATAATATTATCACCCACTAAAACATCGGTATTAGCAAAAAATGCAAGGATTTTTTTAATCAAATGGCGTTCATCATTGGTAAGGTAACCTTGATTTTTCCACTGAGCTATGTCTTGCGCCATTGAAACTTCTTGTGGAAGCCAGTGATTTTTGCATAGATTTTTAAATTCATCCCAAGCCCATGGATATTGAAAAGGCATAAGTTGGGTTTTTGTTTCGTTAATCAACATTTTAATTCTCCTTTAGCAATTATTTATTGACAAGATTCGCATTCAGGATTGTCAATGGAACATGCTTTTGCCTCTACCGGCAATTTAATTTCATTTTTTCTGGATGAAAGACTTGATTTTTCAACTCCTGTTGCAGCTTTTGTTCTTAAATAATAAGTTGTCTTTAAGCCGCAGTGCCATGCATAGCGATACATTTCATCTATTTTTCTACCACTAGGTGCAGACATATAAAGGTTTAAGCTCATGGATTGATCGATATATATTTGTCTCAGTGCAGCACAACGAATAAGTTGTTCTGGCTCTATGTCAAATGCAGTTTTATAAAGTTCTTTTATATCTTCTGGAATATTTAAGGTATTTAAATCACCATCAGCTCTCTTTAATTCACGAGATAATTCAGAATTCCATAGACCAAGTTCTTTTAAATCATCAATTAAATACTCATTGATGATTGTATAATCTCCACCCATATTACTTTTCACATATAAATTTTTATATGTTGGCTCTATAGACTGTGTACAATTCGATATATTTGAAATAGTTGCAGTTGGAGCCACTGCTAAACACAAACTATTACGCATTCCCTGCGCAATTTGTGTGCGCACTTCGTCCCAGTTCAGATTTTCTGTAAAGCCATCTGCACCTAAAATTTCTGAGCATGCTCTCAGTTCACCATTTTCATCTTTATATTCTGTTGGGGCAACAGGATAATTCACGTGCGCTCCCAATTCACACACTGTGTCTTTTGGCACTTTTCCTTTTGACCAAGTGGATCCTGGGTAAGAGCTGTATGAACCGCGTTCTTGCGCTAAATTTGCTGAGGCCTTAATTGCATGAAAACTGATATATTCTGTGATTTTTTCAGATAACCACATTGCTTCAGGCTTCGAATATGGAATTTTCTTCATATAAAGAACGTCTTGAAAACCCATAAAACCCATCCCAACAGGGCGATGTCTATGATTTGCTGTTTCTGCAGATTTAATTGGATAAAAGTTTTCTGTGATCACGTTGTCTAACATCCGCATTCCAACACTCACAGCATGTGCTAATGTTTTTGCTGGATTTTCGGATTGAAAGACGGCTTTTAAGTTTATGGAACCTAAATTACAGACCGCTGTTTCTTCGGCATTGGTATTTAATGTGATTTCTGTACAGAGATTGCTGCTGTGGACAACACCTATATGACGTTGTGCACTTCTTAAATTACAAGGATCTTTAAAGGTCACCCATGGATGGCCTGTTTCAAAAATCATTGTGAGAATTTTACGCCACAATTGTACGGCAGAAATCTTGCGGAAGTTTTGTAATTCTCCACGCTCTGCCATTCTTTCATAATTTTCATACAATTTTTTAAAGTTTTCACCGTATGTATCATGTAGATCTTTTACTTCAGATGGGCAAAATAAAGTCCACTCTGCATTTTGCTCTACTCGTTCTAAAAATAAATCTGGAACCCAGTTTGCTGTGTTCATGTCATGGGTACGACGACGTTCATCACCGGTATTTTTACGCAATTCGAGGAAATCTTCAATATCTAAATGCCACGTTTCTAAAAATGCACAGACAGCACCTTTTCTTTTTCCACCTTGGTTTACTGCAATAGTAGAAGAATCTTGCACTTTAATAAATGGTATAACACCTTGTGAGCGGCCATTTGTTCCTTTTATCCAGCTTCCACTTGCACGGATATTTGACCAGTCGTTGCCAAGTCCACCTGCATATTTTGAGAGCATTGCATTGTCTGAGTACTGGCGATAAATATCGAGAAGATCATCTTGTGTTGTAGTTAAGAAACAAGATGACATTTGCGAATGTTTCGTACCTGAATTAAATAATGTCGGCGTACTTGGAACGTATAACATTTGCGAAATGACTTCATAAAACTCTGCGGCACATTTCGTTGCAGCTGCTGCATTTTCCTCAGCAAGCGCAACCCCCATAGCAACACGCATCCAAAAATGTTGAAAAGTTTCGTACCGCTGTCCTTGTTTATGCAATAAATAACGATCATAAAGTGTATGTGCACCTAGATAATCAAATAAATAATTTCTTTCATGGCGAATACAAGTATTTAAGAACTCGAGATCAAGTTCGCGCAATCTTGGGGAAAGTTGTCCATGCTCTGTTCCGTATTTTACATACTCAGACAATGTCGGATAAAGCTTTTCCTGTTCTGGCAATTCACTGAGAGAAGCTTCCAAACCAATTGTTTTTAAAACCTCTATACGTAAATCTTCTGAAAGTAAGGAGGCTGCGATATAAGAATACTCTCTTCCTTGTTCTATGAGCGGTCTCACATTCAAAATAATATTTTGCAAAGTTGAGTTGAAATCAACCGTGGAAAAATTGAGATTTGTGAGATTTACCTTCGGGTGAAAAGGTTTATAAGAGTTCTTTGCCATGAAATATTTCTCCTGGTGGTACAAAGCATTGTCTTTTCTGAAACATGGGAAGCGTTTAAGTATACCATACAAATGAATGGCATAAAGAGCATAACCACACATCTGCCGCAAATCTTCACAAAAGAGGAGTTGCGACACCGTAATTGGATAACGTAGAGTGTCTGCACTTATCATATATAGTGCTATCCTATAATGAAAGACACTGTCAATAGTGTGGGAAATAATTTTGCTGCTCTAAAAATTCTCGAATTATTTTAGTATTTAAATAAAAGGCTCAATATATAAGCAGATAAAATAGATGAAAAAACATAAAAAAAAGAGGCACTTTTAAGAGATGGCTTTGAGAAAACCATCTACCATAAATTTGTATGGAAATATGCTCTTTGCCCAACCTTATTCGCAGGGGGGACACTATAGAGTTAATTCCCCGCCGTCAAATGAGCTGGTTTATTTTTACCAATTTTATCAGATGCAGATTTTAAAAACGCCATTAGATTGTCACCCGCCCGATCAAGGTCCTCGCGAGTGCTTAAAGATATTCTTGTTTTTTTAACAATTGAAAAGGCTTTTGGTTCTATCAAAAAAGAATCTAAATAGCGCTCAGAATGCGACCAGTAAATTAAAATAACAGCAGCTGCCCGCTCTTTTAAAATTTCTTCTTTTGGCAATCCTTGTGGATCAGGCATACTGTAAAAAGAAGTTGGAAAATAAGGAGAAACCTTTACCACAGATTGCTTATCAGCTGAAAAAGTTTGTGCGAAAGAACCATTGATGCAATTTGCAGAAATAACGCTCGTCATTTTAGCAGGGAGTTGGAAAATTTTTGTTTTTAATTCCTGTCCATTTAAAAACACTGCACATTTATTTGTATTTAATAATTTTACAGTTTTCTGCTTTACAAGATAAGGACTCGTAAGTTCTTTAAGTCTATTGATAATCAACACATCAACTTGCGACTCCAACTTATCTTTAAGAGCAAAAGTCGCATATTTCTCATAGATAAGAGCATAGGAGCGAGCGACATGTGGAATATCCCAATTTGCCACAGCTGCCCAAAAAGCAAGCTCAGCATAAGTAAAACCCACTGAGGAAGGATTGTTTGACAAAAGCACTAAAGCTTCTTTCATAGCAGAGCGCGCCATAAAGCTCACTTTAGCTGTGCGCTTTTTCAGAAAAAGAATTTTAATATTTTGCGCATAAAGCTGAAACCTATGTTCGACATCGATATCAGCTTTGGTCCCATTGCTATTTGCCATCCATTCTTTATTTAAATTTCTATTTTGTACGGCATGATAAATACCATCTTCAGCAATACGGCGCGTAAAAGAACTTGAAAAGTACGGTAATAAAATAGGGTCATCAGATGCATAAAAGATAAGAGCCTTCTCTAAGGAAATAGCGTTTTGGCGCGAAGTACTTTGAGTTTTAGATTTTGCAGACTGTGAGTGTAATGTGCTGCAAGAAGACAACAAGAGACTCAATAAAATATTGATGAGACAAAATAACATAAAATAAATTCTATTATGAGCTTGTAAATACTTCATGCAAATCCTCAATAACTAATAAAATTATTTCCGACCTCGATCATGAGCCCCACTGAGCTCAAGCTTCTTGCGATTTTCTTGTTCTACCTTTTTCTGATGTTGCTCTAATAAGGCACAAACTTCTTGATTTCCTGCTTTGCAAGCTTCATCGTACTTCTCAATAGAGCTTTTTTGTGTTGGAGTTGTTTCATCCAAGTTAATAACACAAGCACAAAAAAGGAGTGATATAGATGATAAGGCAATAATATTTCTCATAAATGTGAACCTTTCTACAAACGGAAGAAGAGAAGTAACAGAGGATATAACAGAAGCAACCAACAGACAAAGAATCACAGACGACTATACAAAGCACATTTTTGATAAAATAACAATAATAAAAAATTGCTTAGCACTTCATATATGAAATTAATAACTCCGCATTTTAATTAAATACTAAGAGAGCTTTGTTCAGATTTGAGTTTGATAGCCGTTTCTTTAAATTGCATGGAAGAATATCGGTTATTGAGGTTATGTAGCACAATAATAAAACCACTTTTTGACATATCTTCATCATAAAAATATTTTTTTCTCACGCGAAATATACACTCGTTACCTTCAACAATTGCCCAAAAATAAGATTCTTCAAAGTTTTCTTTTCGTACCAAATTACGTAAATGTATATAAGCCTGTGAAGACAATGAAACATCATACCAAATTTGAAAAAGTAAAGATGAATCTTTAGCCCCAATAACACTTAAAAAAAGTTTATTATAATGTTCAATTTTACCATAACTATCAATAACAACGACAGCATCTTCCATTGCATCAAAAACAGTATTCATTGCACTTCTTTGAATGCGTAAATTCTTTAGATTTTTCTTGTGCAGATCGGAAAGACGTTTCCAAAGAGAGAGAAGTTCAAGAGTCAGAAATTTAATTTCAAGGGTTTCTGGTTCAGGAAATTTTAATTTATGATTTAAATCAGGTTTACACTGTAAAACTTCAGATATTTTCTTAATCGGAAATGCAATTTTACTTGATAATCTTTCAGAAAAATAAATAGAAAACAACAAAGCTACAAGAAAAATAAAACAAGCTAACAAAACCATTTTCGTAGAGAAACTATCACGATCTAAAATAATTTTTGTAAGCTTATATTGATTTTCAAGCATAATTTTTCTAAGTAAATCTTTCATTTTAGCATAATCTTTTACACTAATAATGTTTTCATTTTTATTATACTTAATAAAAATTTTATTAATTTCAAACAAGACAACATTAGCTTGACTGGTATTATAATATTGCCGCAAGAAATCATATGATTTTTGAAAGCTCAATATATCATCTTTTGTAGTCTCACTCTGATTTAATCTTTTCGTATAGAGTGAATCCCAATTTTCATACATAGAAACGATAGAACTTGTGCTATTAAAATTGAGTAAATATAATTTTTTTGGATTTTTACTGCTAAAATGTATAATTATAATTAAGATAAAACCAAGAAAACCAAAAAGAAAAACAATTTTTAAAACTTCTTTTAGAATACCTCGTCGCATAGGAGGCAAAGTATTCATTCTATTTCCCCCCACTTTCTACATTGATAATATGCACATCGACACCCACTGCATCGTGAATAAACTCCAAAAGAATAGAACCACGCACTCTCTCTCTCAATGGTGTTAATCTTGACTTACCAAAAACTGCATGTTTTATTTTATTTTCCAAAGCAAAATTGACAAGAATGTCTGAAATTTTTTCGCCAGAAAGAATTTTGACTTCTGCCCCTAATTTGGTTGCCAGATCGAAATTTTGTTGAATTTTTCTCTGCAGTTGTGAGTCTATATGAGCAGGATCTTCCGATTTTTTTTGCACATAAGTCACATAAACGCGACTCGATAAACGGGATGCTAACTTTGTTCCTTTACGAATAAGCATGCCAGCATTTGTAGGATCCGAACTCAAAGCAACCATGACCGCTTCTTCCGCGAACGTTTTGTTATCGCCAAATTCGCTTTCTTGCATTTTTTGAAATTGATTTCCTGCAGCCTCTCTCAAACAGATCTCTCGTAAAAATGCCAAATGATGATACGAGAAAAAATTAGCGAGAGCATTGTCGACTTTTTCTTTGTCATAAACTTTCCCAAGACGAAGTCTCTCACGCAAATCTTCCATACTGATATCTGCCATGACTATTTGCTGCGCTATCTGTAAAACTTTGTCCGGAATTCGCTCAAAAACAGGAGCTTTAGTTGCTGACACCACTCTGTCG is a genomic window containing:
- the acpS gene encoding holo-ACP synthase gives rise to the protein MTKKILIGNDLVNIPRFERSLLVGNFIQKIFHPDEILYCEKKVAQKSASYAARYAAKEAFAKALGTGLYAQGVSFLDIWIGNEESGRPFLNINDNIKAKLMKQNIDDYDVSLSHHIDYAMATVILFKN
- the accC gene encoding acetyl-CoA carboxylase biotin carboxylase subunit, with translation MKKILIANRGEIAVRIIRACRELGIKSVAIYSQADAHSLHAKLADESICIGPAESKKSYLHIPAIIAAAEVSGADAIHPGYGFLSENASFAEICRKCNITFIGPTPEQMRQLGEKVAARDVARKAGLPFLPGSKSAIENIEVAKKSAKEIGFPVILKASGGGGGRGMKIVHKIEDLEKAYLTCRQEASAAFGNSEVYLEKYLENPRHVEIQIMADKQGNIVHLGERDCSVQRRHQKVIEEAPCNLLNESERNRIGAYAVALAKEVGYHGAGTVEFLMDDDKNVYFMEMNTRIQVEHPVTEQITGIDLVRTQILVAMGESLPFTQKDIKIRGHSIECRINAEDPKSFAPWPGKITAYSSPGGLGVRVDGFVYHGYTVVPYYDSMLTKLIVTADTRELAIKKMECALQEFIVDGIRTNIPFHLEVLKHPDFMQGKHSTRFLERAGFVK
- the accB gene encoding acetyl-CoA carboxylase biotin carboxyl carrier protein — its product is MIDVSKIEKLMNLMAKHGFDVVQAESSAEKISLARNVGQTSLFQPQTYAAPSVAKVASPAHAPQVNLENIASAENCNENPSTIMKTEDKNEPKKLPEGTTITSPFVGTFYRSPGPDAPVFVELGAKIKKGQSLCIVEAMKLMNEIEAEIDGEIVAILVDNAKPVEFGTPLFIVAPSK
- the efp gene encoding elongation factor P, producing MYDTREFRRGLKVLINNDPWVIVDFQHVSPGKGAAFTRTKVKNLRTGQVVEQNIKSGDKLEKPDVEERNMQFLYADADGFNFMDTANYEQISLTNLEVGDTKNYLIENSVIKVVFFNGKPIGVETDTFVELKVVETAPGVRGDTATGGSKPATLETGLVVSVPFHINEGDVLRIDTRENVYVDRVSRK
- a CDS encoding YdcF family protein; protein product: MGDVSIISEWNLTLARLLKEFTFDAGLPTIILFIACIMLWFCIFKKVVKLLFTFASLFIIILCYKETPKILLSPLLTQSERNKQENISEIFNKSLVDNPLPNCVKEVAGIVVLGSGIYQKNIPSSVAQTRLMGLSHLIKNSGYESVWSKHKLPIVFSGGKTNINVGQSEAEAMKNFASYTYGYDINNFSLIAEKESKNTYQNALFTKEIFEKKKYGKKIILLTSSQQMFRAKRVFRKQGFEVCPVPVATLEGYGEGVFNFANAAKSVSILNEYFGVVGYALKGWLSL
- a CDS encoding ribonucleotide-diphosphate reductase subunit beta, which codes for MLINETKTQLMPFQYPWAWDEFKNLCKNHWLPQEVSMAQDIAQWKNQGYLTNDERHLIKKILAFFANTDVLVGDNIIMAIYKHITNPECRQYLTAQAFQESIHSWSYSHIVESLSMDQQEVFSEFKKVGTIKDKHDFQAQFLEGILNADFSTLTAEGRSLFLKNLCAYYIGMEGMQFYSAFVLLLNFKRRNLLVGTSEQLEYIVRDESLHCRFGTKLINQYISENADIWTKELQEEVRKNIEHVVELEDAFVSDALPRDVLGLSYTQFAKYIRYIADRRVESIGLEPIYGEEETPFPWMNEIMDLPKEKNFFETRVTEYQTGFGLEW
- a CDS encoding ribonucleoside-diphosphate reductase subunit alpha; translated protein: MISADTLRYPITVSQLLFCEDLRQMCGYALYAIHLYGILKRFPCFRKDNALYHQEKYFMAKNSYKPFHPKVNLTNLNFSTVDFNSTLQNIILNVRPLIEQGREYSYIAASLLSEDLRIEVLKTIGLEASLSELPEQEKLYPTLSEYVKYGTEHGQLSPRLRELDLEFLNTCIRHERNYLFDYLGAHTLYDRYLLHKQGQRYETFQHFWMRVAMGVALAEENAAAATKCAAEFYEVISQMLYVPSTPTLFNSGTKHSQMSSCFLTTTQDDLLDIYRQYSDNAMLSKYAGGLGNDWSNIRASGSWIKGTNGRSQGVIPFIKVQDSSTIAVNQGGKRKGAVCAFLETWHLDIEDFLELRKNTGDERRRTHDMNTANWVPDLFLERVEQNAEWTLFCPSEVKDLHDTYGENFKKLYENYERMAERGELQNFRKISAVQLWRKILTMIFETGHPWVTFKDPCNLRSAQRHIGVVHSSNLCTEITLNTNAEETAVCNLGSINLKAVFQSENPAKTLAHAVSVGMRMLDNVITENFYPIKSAETANHRHRPVGMGFMGFQDVLYMKKIPYSKPEAMWLSEKITEYISFHAIKASANLAQERGSYSSYPGSTWSKGKVPKDTVCELGAHVNYPVAPTEYKDENGELRACSEILGADGFTENLNWDEVRTQIAQGMRNSLCLAVAPTATISNISNCTQSIEPTYKNLYVKSNMGGDYTIINEYLIDDLKELGLWNSELSRELKRADGDLNTLNIPEDIKELYKTAFDIEPEQLIRCAALRQIYIDQSMSLNLYMSAPSGRKIDEMYRYAWHCGLKTTYYLRTKAATGVEKSSLSSRKNEIKLPVEAKACSIDNPECESCQ
- a CDS encoding kinase, which encodes MKTFEEILESKRRGSLKIIIGYAAGVGKTYSMLKEAQTLKQRGFDVVIGYVEPHKRPETQALVAGLEQVELKKCVIGTNEFLEMDVEAIIKRDPQIVLVDELAHTNVVGSKNAKRYLDVLEILDAEINVISTLNVQHLESVSDRVVSATKAPVFERIPDKVLQIAQQIVMADISMEDLRERLRLGKVYDKEKVDNALANFFSYHHLAFLREICLREAAGNQFQKMQESEFGDNKTFAEEAVMVALSSDPTNAGMLIRKGTKLASRLSSRVYVTYVQKKSEDPAHIDSQLQRKIQQNFDLATKLGAEVKILSGEKISDILVNFALENKIKHAVFGKSRLTPLRERVRGSILLEFIHDAVGVDVHIINVESGGK